One stretch of Lucilia cuprina isolate Lc7/37 chromosome 6, ASM2204524v1, whole genome shotgun sequence DNA includes these proteins:
- the LOC111677638 gene encoding peroxisomal membrane protein PEX13, which yields MSENATVSNFRSPVVAEPILMPPTMGAGGGDMGMSSLSSDAILRTPAGNVRSLAPPPLPMAPSSQYSSAGMGMGGGAYAGGYGGYGGGFGSYGGGFGSSYGAGYGGFGGLGSYGGYGGGYGAYNRFGMSGVGMNPMDPEARFIQLAEASSRPAFQSIESLVSAIGNIASMLDSTFFALTSSFRAILGVAANFGRLRGVFAQFWSTFAIFRGLTWIYRKILYWLRISNMDPSSESFKKAFAEALNESSSQQQGAPKLPRKGQSPWPVLAFLSFIFTAPYLIMKLLGTVTNTAQEEGMYFLLYF from the exons ATGTCGGAGAATGCCACAGTCAGCAATTTTCGCAGTCCCGTGGTGGCTGAGCCTATTTTAATGCCTCCCACTATGGGTGCAGGTGGTGGTGATATGGGCATGTCAAGTTTGAGTTCAGATGCAATTTTGAGAACTCCTGCTGGTAATGTACGGTCTTTGGCACCGCCCCCTTTGCCTATGGCTCCCAGTTCACAATATTCATCTGCCGGTATGGGTATGGGAGGTGGTGCTTATGCCGGTGGTTATGGTGGCTATGGTGGTGGTTTTGGTAGTTATGGTGGAGGCTTTGGTTCTAGTTATGGTGCTGGTTATGGAGGTTTTGGTGGACTAGGAAGTTATGGTGGCTACGGTGGTGGTTATGGCGCTTATAACCGTTTTGGCATGTCTGGCGTTGGCATGAATCCTATGGATCCAGAGGCCCGTTTTATACAATTGGCAGAAGCTAGTTCAAGGCCTGCTTTTCAGAGCATAGAATCTTTAGTATCAGCTATTGGCAATATCGCTTCCATGTTGGATTCTACTTTCTTTGCCTTAACCAGTTCGTTTAGAGCTATTTTAGGAGTGGCAGCCAATTTTGGACGTTTGAGAGGTGTGTTTGCACAATTTTGGTCTACTTTTGCCATATTCCGGGGTCTTACATGGATCTACAGAAA aattctCTATTGGTTGCGCATCTCTAATATGGATCCCTCCTCGGAGTCGTTTAAGAAAGCCTTTGCTGAAGCCTTGAATGAATCTTCAAGCCAACAACAGGGTGCTCCCAAGCTGCCACGCAAAGGTCAATCTCCTTGGCCTGTTTTAGCTTTCCTTAGTTTCATATTCACCGCTCCTTATTTGATTATGAAACTATTGGGTACTGTTACCAATACTGCACAGGAAGAAGGTATGTATTTcttgttatatttttag
- the LOC111677636 gene encoding WD repeat-containing protein CG11141 gives MNSKELYSIREWAPLTDVLDRIPTRINRGLFPADLNITCIDAVEEFFALGTDAGIVFWYNRQNGDIQKLKAETATRITCVKIVDSVEYMVAAGNSCGQVNVFQIQKELPPDLNLVAPCTKSKPIERYTIRDLHHSAISCCEWSKNAMKLYSGDRNGVVVLTEFDYQAHISKSIEILSEAYEIVQLSAHQGFLLVSTLYRSIVCHRNAKSNKNDNWIVTQIGKKDRKQLVDCGGTFFKQSSSTSNGKRPRLICGRPNLRFWLADTEGNVEKTLLFREAVTQSPTWEIPILNPKLSMPNKTMMTSSQMHTEEELPAIGDARNFRNIYSYAGEDILIVTHDERALYVLNLERLRVEAVAKGFRKIIDFCVWNKEIFVLEGERSLLRLAPMPEKPNKTAKIIYNPSLPPPVPILGSSICGSFEAPVEYEPEEQPVTNAEECFELPPIETLNLQIPIELAVESSKAEQNRRLEVFKEISEMDFDDDILHHSGILNARKKRHKSRNSSRDNQKQTGGIVEIGHAVAQDEKEEGKAVDNNKEKVEFTTTSTKMEASFCSKEKEECNSSSTMGLSLKEAFSQHLPNILSPTTLKNTIAEKAKTLAEELDLPEVSLQPITDEELRLSKYLSQAPAPQPPQHISALATVYPTENNFKDSSIQTTPMKKIYYIEEQNITDFSDGQPIEDICQTLRATNIVESNNLPKQKHNEKEAANKPLKFINTQPENNYEIDSFLLDFKRAGDPLSKLTVNTNLPPPATSGKSENESSTGSSSEWEFLDN, from the exons ATGAATTCCAAAGAGCTGTATTCTATAAGAGAATGGGCTCCTTTAACAGATGTACTTGATCGTATACCAACACGTATAAATCGTGGCCTATTTCCGGCGGATCTCAATATAACATGTATCGATGCAGTGGAGGAGTTTTTTGCCCTTGGTACAGATGCCGGTATAGTTTTCTGGTATAATCGTCAAAATGGtgatatacaaaaattaaaggcTGAG acCGCAACACGCATAACTTGTGTAAAAATAGTAGATTCAGTGGAGTATATGGTAGCAGCTGGCAATTCTTGCGGTCAGGTTAATGTCTTTCAAATCCAAAAGGAATTGCCGCCTGATTTAAATTTAGTAGCTCCTTGTACTAAAAGTAAGCCTATAGAACGTTATACAATAAGGGATTTGCATCATAGTGCAATAAGTTGTTGTGAATGGTCTAAAAATGCCATGAAATTGTATTCGGGTGATCGTAATGGTGTGGTGGTTCTGACAGAGTTTGATTATCAGGCG CACATTAGCAAATCTATTGAAATCTTAAGCGAGGCCTATGAAATCGTTCAATTAAGTGCCCACCAAGGCTTCTTACTGGTGTCCACTCTTTACCGTTCCATAGTATGTCATCGTAATGcgaaatcaaacaaaaatgaCAATTGGATTGTTACACAAATTGGGAAAAAGGATCGCAAACAGTTGGTCGATTGTGGTGgtacatttttcaaacaatCCTCTTCAACGTCCAATGGCAAACGTCCTCGTTTAATATGCGGACGTCCTAACTTACGTTTCTGGTTGGCCGATACTGAGGGTAATGTGGAGAAGACTTTATTGTTTCGTGAAGCAGTTACACAAAGTCCCACTTGGGAAATACCGATATTAAATCCAAAATTGTCTATGCCTAACAAAACAATGATGACTTCAAGCCAAATGCATACGGAAGAAGAATTGCCGGCTATAGGTGATGCTAGGAATTTTCGTAATATCTATTCGTATGCGGGAGAAGATATCTTAATAGTGACCCACGATGAACGTgctttatatgttttaaatttagaacGTTTAAGGGTGGAGGCGGTGGCCAAAGGTTTTCGTAAAATCATAGATTTTTGTGTGTGGAATAAGGAGATTTTTGTATTGGAGGGTGAACGTTCGCTACTGCGTTTGGCACCTATGCCCGAGAAACCAAATAAGACAG ccaaaattatatataatccTTCATTGCCGCCTCCTGTACCCATACTGGGCTCTTCCATCTGTGGTTCATTTGAGGCTCCGGTCGAATATGAACCCGAGGAACAGCCTGTAACAAATGCTGAAGAATGTTTTGAACTACCACCCATAGAAACTTTAAATCTTCAAATACCCATTGAATTGGCCGTCGAATCTTCGAAAGCTGAACAAAATAGACGTCTAGAGGTCTTTAAGGAAATCTCAGAAATGGACTTTGATGATGATATCTTACATCATAGTGGTATATTGAATGCACGTAAAAAACGCCACAAAAGTCGCAATAGCTCGAGAGATAACCAAAAACAAACGGGAGGCATTGTGGAAATTGGTCATGCAGTGGCGCAAGATGAAAAGGAGGAAGGGAAGGCTGtagataataataaagaaaaagttgaaTTTACCACCACCTCTACTAAAATGGAGGCGAGTTTTTGTAGCAAGGAGAAGGAGGAATG CAATTCCTCTTCCACCATGGGCCTCAGTCTTAAGGAAGCATTTAGCCAACatttaccaaatattttaaGTCCTACAACTCTTAAAAACACTATAGCCGAAAAAGCCAAAACATTAGCAGAAGAACTAGATCTGCCTGAAGTATCTTTACAGCCGATAACCGACGAAGAATTACGTCTATCTAAATATTTATCACAAGCGCCAGCACCACAACCACCACAACATATATCTGCATTAGCCACAGTATATCCCACAGAAAATAACTTCAAAGACAGCAGCATACAGACAACGCCCATGAAAAAAATCTACTATATAGAAGAACAAAATATAACTGATTTTAGCGATGGTCAACCTATAGAGGATATTTGTCAAACTCTAAGAGCTACCAAtatagtagaaagtaataatttgCCGAAACAGAAACATAATGAAAAGGAGGCGGCAAATaaaccattaaaatttattaatactcAACcagaaaataattatgaaattgatagttttttattggattttaaaAGAGCTGGAGATCCACTCAGTAAGTTAACTGTTAATACGAATCTCCCCCCTCCAGCAACGAGTGGTAAATCGGAAAATGAATCTTCAACTGGTTCATCTAGTGAATGGGAATTTTTGGATAATTAA
- the LOC124420715 gene encoding uncharacterized protein LOC124420715 has product MATTDGQMTGIIPINYVKSPQQMRQEQLSKPAMDIQHANNTPTHVPISQVDAPQPSLMNLSTSAFAAPPAATAAANIPDFDIAPQPVGPPSTANVVLQNGV; this is encoded by the coding sequence ATGGCTACTACTGATGGACAAATGACTGGCATAATACccataaattatgtaaaatcaCCACAGCAGATGAGACAGGAGCAATTATCGAAACCAGCTATGGATATTCAGCATGCCAACAATACGCCCACTCATGTACCCATCTCACAAGTAGATGCTCCTCAGCCCAGCTTAATGAATTTATCCACTTCAGCATTTGCCGCGCCTCCTGCTGCTACAGCAGCCGCCAACATTCCCGATTTTGATATAGCACCACAGCCAGTAGGACCACCTAGCACCGCAAATGTAGTCCTGCAAAATGGGGTTTAA